One Microplitis demolitor isolate Queensland-Clemson2020A chromosome 2, iyMicDemo2.1a, whole genome shotgun sequence DNA segment encodes these proteins:
- the LOC128667378 gene encoding uncharacterized protein LOC128667378 produces MADPERRNLLNVANQNLSTSSSTADAASTSNQLSSTASYVENDTHEAYFLRNTLIQWNLQEYVDIFEREKITKDVLLQMPDDHIKELIPLYGDRHRFILNRKQLLKELEPRAPVEIAYVPGNQLKSLLKSSVQGKCILDQSHLTENADELAKIIGDHIISQNKGIYGTKEQYLIWRKEIQAIWPDENVTDWYQLGHKRKAPSGKLYNRITNTASKYRSTFKKLKVKEASEKKQKLVESSQVFIRQLANVSLDDKKTILYLWEKTHEYRRDNIDTIFLYFENYMQLRTPFAKELLELDFKLLDIADPKALLNRWPILHKQILQIAKSKKVCTNFFITTDQVPREVLAWQVLPYLLKPVSMKVGVKKAWRPSNAEQANGFITWINTIDQLDNAIKTQETLCVKYKITRQPFVIAVGPLENIVAAYTIINDEKIKCDSVTSAVDFCLKASFALNTQYTTSSAQVWSFIEKEIFIIQSKKRESNENSEINYQSVSKLQKVLRNLASNEVLEPEDNSDVNED; encoded by the exons ATGGCAGATCCTGAACggagaaatttattaaacgtgGCCAACCAAAATCTATCTACTTCGTCTTCAACTGCTGATGCAGCATCAACTTCCAATCAATTGTCATCAACTGCATCTTATGTCGAAAATGATACTCATGAGGCTTATTTCCTCAGAAACACATTGATTCAATGGAATCTTCAAGAATATGTTGATATTTTCGAAC GAGAAAAAATAACCAAAGATGTATTACTACAAATGCCAGATGATCACATTAAAGAACTCATTCCTCTTTATGGAGATCGTCATCGATTTATACTTAATAGGAAGCAGTTATTAAAAGAGCTT GAACCAAGGGCACCAGTAGAAATTGCATATGTGCCTGGAAATCAATTGAAAAGTCTTTTAAAGTCATCAGTCCAAGGAAAATGCATTCTTGATCAGTCACATTTAACCGAGAATGCTGACGAGTTAGCGAAGATTATTGGGGATCATATAATATCTCAGAATAAAGGAATATA tgGAACAAAAGAACAATATTTAATCTGGAGAAAAGAAATTCAAGCTATTTGGCCTGATGAAAATGTAACAGATTGGTACCAACTTGGCCATAAACGTAAAGCTCCTTCTGGTAAATTATATAACCGAATCACTAACACTGCCAGCAAGTATAGgtcaacatttaaaaaattaaaagtaaaagaagcatcagaaaaaaaacagaaGTTGGTGGAATCCAGTCAAGTATTTATTCGTCAATTAGCCAACGTGTCTTTAGATGATAAAAAGACAATTTTATATCTGTGGGAAAAAACTCACGAGTATCGAAGAGATAACATTGATACTATTTTCCTttactttgaaaattatatgcaaCTCAGAACACCATTCGCGAAAGAATTGTTAGAGTTAGATTTTAAGTTATTAGACATTGCCGATCCTAAAGCATTATTGAATAGGTGGCCGATACTGCACAAACAAATTTTGCAAATCgcaaaatctaaaaaagtgtgtacgaatttttttattactactgACCAAGTACCACGTGAAGTTTTAGCTTGGCAAGTGTTGCCTTATTTATTGAAGCCAGTATCAATGAAAGTAGGTGTAAAAAAAGCGTGGAGACCATCTAATGCTGAACAAGCTAATGGATTTATAACTTGGATTAAT ACCATTGATCAATTAGATAATGCAATCAAAACCCAAGAAACTTTGTGTGTCAAGTATAAAATTACACGTCAGCCTTTTGTTATCGCTGTGGGACCTTTGGAGAACATTGTAGCGGCTTATACAAtcataaatgatgaaaaaatcaagTGTGATAGTGTTACTAGTGCAGttgatttttgtttgaaaGCTTCTTTTGCTCTTAATACTCAGTACACAACTTCAAGTGCTCAAGTTTGGTCATTTATAGAAAAGGAAATCTTCATCATTCAGAGTAAAAAAAGAGAGTCTAACGAAAATtcggaaattaattatcaaagcGTCAGTAAACTGCAAAAAGTGTTACGAAACTTAGCATCGAATGAAGTTCTAGAACCGGAAGATAATTCAGATGTGAATGAAGATTGA